The following are encoded in a window of Vespula vulgaris chromosome 8, iyVesVulg1.1, whole genome shotgun sequence genomic DNA:
- the LOC127065601 gene encoding protein arginine N-methyltransferase 9-like isoform X1, whose translation MKEIREVGTTCIYFDNITYFFFLFFFSVFFITLIIKYHHIYLLIGTVIVYIHRYVRRRYFVFIPMTNKHSLLQHVCFKSYFSVFALFFIFTKLTALSLFVMEVEVKDIIEKSLKKAKDHDSLGHVGKAYAYYTVVAELCSPKRAEIEEAFTDVLCEWCMQLEVNNRFSDLLLCYKHSLDIYPNNPRMLNNFAAHLLRNNDPMRAIPYLKKALRVDPTFLPAERNLQNAHSMAVARWHFPMLNDKQRNNAFAQAIHKRISEGYDTVLDVGTGTGLLSLYAKDAGAKKIYACEYSTVMVNIAKDVFERNNAKDIKLIPKLSSNLRIPDDIPERLKLIVTETFDAGLFGELIIPSMISAHKNILSKDGMIIPMRATLYMAAVECEYIRYRSSVLFNKIKEECSLSFDNVLIIPDDEYYDTENLENVKINHITEPQVLLHVNFNDIYELQEFAKDGIKAIRCVKCRYDGIIDGLVTWFKLHLDEEIVIDTSEANSCWQLAVFPTIPAVCKEGDNLTIKTEVHNGKLKCSYTLSTFKSDIDSKCTYRLPREIIMFLNDLEYIKSLIQISKSHETRKLNCILDTSPFPIYGLMQLKKNKHSEILYYESSNLILCHLVEQIIKENEIQGTAYAVSDYRQIQHPVDIILFHNFDMKGELKDWGQDSCHELFSYLLKPEGIILPEKVFLMGQLIFSEDLPKIVSVKDANIQWEKNTTNKSNFHKHNEYINVVTNIKNRYSSYKIAEYINEYKIDQIFDLNLSLYSYIPLSEVHTLIEIRENEKTQSVVNFRKIGNNNKQLYPNALICWYKIELTSDHVHYTKRNDSFMNHMALVLEDELQNMIQADNEVKIKIQQVKGLQLYNKIIKI comes from the exons ATGAAGGAAATTCGTGAAGTCGGAACTACctgtatttattttgataacataacatatttctttttcttattttttttttctgtattttttattactttaatcattaaatatcATCATATTTACTTGCTGATTGGAACTGtcatagtatatatacatagatatgtcaGGCGCAGATACTTTGTTTTCATACCTATGACTAACAAGCATAGTTTATTACAACACGTTTGttttaaatcttatttctCCGTATTtgctctattttttatttttactaagCTGACAGCGCTATCtctgtttgt gATGGAAGTGGAAGTGAaggatataatagaaaaatctttgaaaaaggCAAAGGATCATGATAGTCTTGGGCATGTTGGAAAGGCTTATGCTTATTATACTGTTGTAGCAGAACTATGTTCTCCAAAAAGAGCAGAAATAGAAGAAGCATTTACAGATGTTTTAt GTGAATGGTGTATGCAATTGGAGGTCAATAATAGGTTTTCTGATCTTCTGTTATGTTATAAACATTCTTTAGATATTTACCCAAATAATCCACGTATGCTAAATAATTTTGCAGCGCATCTTCTAAG GAATAACGATCCTATGAGAGCAATACCTTATTTGAAAAAAGCCTTGAGAGTTGATCCTACTTTTCTACCTGCAGAACGAAATTTGCAAAATGCACATAGTATGGCTGTAGCTAGATGGCACTTTCCAATGTTGAACGATAAGCAAAGAAATAATGCATTTGCACAAGCAATACATAAAAGAATTTCTGAAGGCTATGACACCGTTTTAGATGTAGGAACTGGCACAGGTCTTCTAAGCTTATATGCGAAAGATGCAGGAGCCAAAAAAATTTATGCATGTGAATATTCAACAGTAATGGTTAACATAGCAAAAGATGTATTTGAGCGCAATAAtgcaaaagatataaaattgataccTAAGCTTTCTTCAAATCTTAGAATACCAGATGATATTCCAGAAAG attGAAATTGATAGTAACCGAAACATTTGATGCTGGTTTGTTTGGGGAATTAATAATACCATCTATGATTAGTGcacacaaaaatattttaagtaaaGATGGTATGATTATACCTATGAGAGCCACTCTTTACATGGCTGCTGTTGAATGTGAATATATCCGATACAGGTCATcagttttatttaacaaaataaaagaagaatgctCTCTTAGTTTTGATAATGTGCTTATAATACCAGACGATGAATATTATGATAcagaaaatcttgaaaatgttaaaatcaaTCATATAACAGAACCACAAGTATTATTACatgttaattttaatgatatatatgaattacAAGAATTTGCAAAAGATGGCATAAAAGCTATACGATGTGTCAAATGCAGATATGATGGTATTATAGATGGATTGGTAACTTGGTTCAAACTACATCTTGATGAAGAAATCGTAATAGATACATCAGAAGCAAATTCTTGTTGGCAACTGGCTGTATTTCCAACAATTCCAGCAGTCTGTAAAGAAGGTGATAACTTAACAATTAAGACTGAAGTACATAATGGAAAATTAAAGTGTTCTTACACATTAAGCACATTTAAATCTGATATTGATTCTAAATGTACATATCGTTTAccaagagaaataataatgttccTTAATGAtcttgaatatattaaatctcTTATTCAAATTAGCAAATCTCATGAAACTAGgaaattaaattgtattttgGATACCTCACCATTTCCTATCTATGGTTTGAtgcaattgaaaaaaaataaacatagtgaaattttatattatgaaaGTAGTAATTTAATACTTTGTCATCTTGttgaacaaattattaaagaaaatgaaatccAAGGTACAGCTTATGCTGTATCTGATTATCGTCAAATTCAACACCCTGTAGATATCatactttttcataattttgatatGAAGGGAGAATTAAAAGATTGGGGCCAAGATAGTTGTCATGAACTTTTCAG CTATTTATTAAAACCAGAGGGCATTATATTACCAGAGAAAGTATTTTTGATGGGACAACTTATATTCTCAGAAGATTTACCTAAAATAGTATCTGTGAAAGATGCAAATATTCAGTGggaaaaaaatacaacgaataaatcaaattttcataag cataatgaatatattaatgttgtgacaaatattaaaaatagatattcaAGTTACAAGATTGcagaatatattaatgaatataag ATAGATCAAATATTTGACTTAAATTTAAGTCTGTATTCTTATATACCTTTATCTGAAGTACAtacattaatagaaataagagaaaatgaaaaaacgcAATCTGTtgtaaattttagaaaaataggcaataataataagcaaTTATATCCAAATGCTCTTATTTGTTGGTATAAAATTGAACTTACATCAGATCATGTAcattatacaaaaagaaatgattcttTTATGAATCATATGGCATTAGTATTAGAGGATGAATTGCAAAATATGATTCAAGCAGATAATGAAGTAAAGATTAAAATACAACAAGTCAAAGGTCTA caattatataacaaaataataaaaatataa
- the LOC127065613 gene encoding serine hydrolase-like protein, whose protein sequence is MEGKQKYEELKLSVPWGHIAAKAWGLSTDKRILAVHGISDNAGTFNRIINYLPENCYIVCIDLPGHGFSSHFSSGIPLNYFSYVLSIYYVLNVLQWDTCIYMGHSFGGHLGVMFSILYPKRIEKLILLDSLISPPILNKDLVFRLREVCDITIKANIDKTPRLYTEEEILYALRCRRISALNSEAAKALFERAVTKVNDLYKYNRDIRLKTFIVPFFNVDQLLTCLKEFSIPCILILSNSEIDSYANIISHMLEQMAGNWNNTVFVTYVNGNHDVHNNYPERVAPYICKFLDSNIKSKL, encoded by the coding sequence ATGGagggaaaacaaaaatatgaagaactTAAATTATCTGTACCATGGGGACATATTGCTGCTAAAGCATGGGGTCTATCAACTGATAAAAGAATTCTAGCAGTACATGGAATTTCAGATAATGCTGGTACATTTAACAGAATTATTAACTATCTACcagaaaattgttatattgtatgtatagatTTACCTGGACATGGATTTTCATCACACTTTAGTTCAGGAATACcacttaattattttagttatgtgctttctatatattatgtattaaatgTATTACAATGGGATACTTGTATTTATATGGGTCATAGTTTTGGTGGTCACCTTGGTGTAATGTTTTCTATTCTCTATCccaaaagaattgaaaaattaatattattggaTTCTTTAATATCACCTccaatattaaataaagatcTTGTCTTTCGCTTACGAGAAGTTTGTGATATCACTATTAAAGCTAATATAGATAAAACTCCTCGATTATATACAGAAGAGGAAATATTATACGCTTTAAGATGTAGAAGAATTTCAGCTTTAAATTCAGAAGCTGCAAAAGCATTGTTTGAGAGAGCTGTAACAAAAGTTAatgatctatataaatataaccgtgatattagattaaaaacatttatagTACCTTTCTTTAATGTAGATCAATTATTAACATGTcttaaagaattttcaattccctgtatacttattttatcaaattctgAAATAGATTCATatgcaaatattatatcacatATGTTAGAACAAATGGCAGGCAATTGGAATAATACTGTTTTTGTTACTTATGTAAATGGGAATCATGATGTCCATAATAATTATCCAGAAAGAGTAGcaccatatatatgtaagttcTTGGATAGTAATATTAAAAGCAAGCTTTAA
- the LOC127065599 gene encoding polycomb protein Sfmbt-like: MLKSLDIRLDVCMNLVYASIPGMPELGMVWMGDMMVHGEPTHELMLDPRQSESPFFSHGSHAYEDLRNHQIAPTAMVRYLAPQYSNECSEPDETMETMDTQEMQQEYDSQSERQEMSEYLTLEDYMADEDREQVVSNVATQTTHDGSPLLRNRKIKPIKHPGLILKTPIAYQPHTDLNFIPIRKDGIAVCEKCGAIGVKHAFYTKERRFCSRACARSSEHTASTADSTYSPSYPVEPTTAMNAKSPTNTKSAKDIIKKEIELSEPIKEEEEKVIAEPVMPEDLPVRRKRTAEMAGSYDWTPHLVEPGFCAAPVSCFKHAPISEIWDNITVGMKVEVENTDCDEVCEAFPDSFWVATVLRISGYRALLRYEGFGHNADKDFWVSLCSNDIHPVGWCATIGKPLIPPNTIANKYKDWKDFLRRRLTGARTLTTNFYNKVNDSMKSRFRCGLHLEVVDKNRISQVKVATIQKIVGKRLHVRYYDSPPEDNGFWCHEDSPLIHPVGWAKRVGQSLDAYPEYLERVSKVKLCEDDATDGLFHVPKNHHLHLGYTFREGMKIEAIDPLNLSAICAATVMQVLKEDYIMIRIDSYDEDASGADWFCYHSCSPCIFPIGFCSQHGLPLTPPKGYDSTTFTWDAYLIETNTIPAPVQLFNREIPQHGFIEGMRLEAADLMDPRLVCVATITRVIGRLLRVHFDGWEDEYDQWLDCQSPDIYPVGWCDLVDHKLEGPRVLTKHTSPTVKSPRGLKRKAKRKLKRGSKVSCAKNILPRHSERISMARERERELEPAQGTKIERERDLESLPEQGSREPEPAEEPAGPDQTLPSPTSGQGQALSDTQSDVQSPPPPKERTATSYINVTSANTKYIPRLADVVPKGSDCGDLVPSEWNVFDVAQFLRVNDCATYCDNFSKRKIDGKTLLNLTKDQIINLTGFKVGPSLKIFDLIQQLKIKVNPAQERLKLGLKKLL, encoded by the exons ATGTTAAAATCACTCGATATAAGATTGGATGTTTGTATGAATCTAGTTTATGCTTCCATCCCTGGAATGCCAGAACTAGGGATGGTATGGATGGGAGATATGATGGTACATGGAGAACCTACACACGAGCTTATGTTAGACCCTCGTCAAAGTGAAAGTCCATTCTTTTCTCATGGCTCTCATGCATATGAGGATCTTAGAAATCATCAAATTGCTCCTACAGCAATGGTACGATACTTAGCACCACAATATTCTAACGAATGTTCAGAACCTGATGAAACCATGGAAACTATGGATACGCAAGAGATGCAACAA GAATATGACTCACAATCAGAAAGACAAGAAATGAGTGAATATTTAACGCTAGAAGATTATATGGCTGACGAGGATAGAGAACAGGTAGTAAGTAACGTAGCAACTCAAACTACTCATGACGGTTCACCGTTGCTACGAAATCGGAAAATAAAGCCTATAAAACATCCTGGCCTTATTTTAAAAACACCGATCGCTTATCAACCACATACTGATTTAAACTTCATTCCTATTCGTAAAGATGGCATAG CTGTATGCGAAAAATGTGGTGCTATAGGAGTAAAACATGCATTCTATACAAAAGAACGAAGATTTTGTAGTAGAGCATGTGCACGTTCTTCAGAACATACTGCTTCCACTGCTGATTCAACTTATAGCCCATCATATCCAGTAGAACCAACAACAGCTATGAATGCTAAGTCTCCTACTAATACAAAATCTGCAAAAGAT ataataaaaaaagaaatagaattgaGCGAACctatcaaagaagaagaagagaaagttaTAGCAGAACCTGTAATGCCAGAAGATTTACCagtacgaagaaaaagaactgcAGAAATGGCTGGTTCTTATGACTGGACACCACATTTGGTTGAACCTGGATTTTGTGCTGCACCAGTATCTTGTTTTAAACAt GCACCTATATCCGAAATATGGGATAACATAACAGTGGGTATGAAAGTTGAAGTTGAAAATACTGACTGTGACGAAGTATGTGAAGCTTTTCCAGACTCTTTTTGGGTTGCAACTGTATTACGTATATCTGGATATAGAGCTTTGCTAAGGTATGAAGGATTTGGCCATAATGCGGATAAAGATTTTTGGGTATCACTTTGTTCTAACGACATTCACCCTGTTGGTTGGTGTGCTACAATCGGAAAACCACTTATACCACCAAACA CAATTGCTAACAAGTACAAAGACTGGAAGGACTTTTTAAGGAGACGATTAACCGGTGCAAGGACATTAACAACTAATTTCTACAATAAAGTTAATGACAGTATGAAATCTCGCTTCAGATGCGGGCTTCATTTAGAAGTCGTAGATAAAAACAGAATTTCTCAAGTTAAAGTAGCTACAATACAGAAGATTGTTGGTAAGCGATTGCACGTGAGATATTACGATTCACCACCCGAAGATAATGGTTTCTGGTGTCATGAAGACTCTCCTCTTATACATCCTGTTGGTTGGGCAAAGAGAGTAGGGCAATCGTTGGATGCATATCCCGAATATCTAGAACGTGTTTCAAAAGTAAAATTGTGCGAAGATGATGCTACAGATGGTCTTTTTCATGTGCCAAAGAATCATCATCTCCACCTTGGATATACCTTTAGAGAAGGAATGAAAATAGAAGCTATTGATCCACTTAATCTTTCTGCTATCTGTGCGGCCACAGTTATGCAAGTTCTAAAAGAAGATTATATTATGATTCGTATCGATAGCTATGACGAAGATGCAAGTGGTGCTGATTGGTTTTGCTATCATTCATGTTCTCCCTGTATCTTTCCAATTGGGTTTTGTTCTCAGCATGGCCTACCACTTACACCACCAAAAGGTTATGATTCAACCACGTTTACATGGGATGCATATTTGATAGAAACAAACACGATACCAGCACCTGTACAGTTATTTAACAGG GAAATACCGCAACATGGATTCATCGAAGGTATGAGGCTTGAAGCTGCTGATTTGATGGACCCTAGATTAGTATGTGTTGCTACCATTACCAGAGTGATCGGTCGGTTGTTAAGGGTACATTTTGATGGTTGGGAGGATGAATATGATCAATGgttagattgtcaaagtccagATATTTATCCAGTTGGTTGGTGTGATCTTGTGGATCATAAATTAGAGGGGCCCCGTGTACTCACTAAACACACTAGTCCTACTG TAAAATCACCAAGAGGCCTTAAACGTAAAGCTAAGAGAAAACTAAAAAGAGGAAGCAAGGTATCTTGCGCAAAAAATATACTACCTCGTCACAGCGAACGCATTAGTATGGCACGTGAACGTGAACGAGAATTAGAACCAGCACAAGGCACAAAAATTGAACGAGAACGTGATCTTGAGAGTTTACCGGAACAAGGAAGTAGAGAGCCGGAACCGGCAGAAGAACCCGCTGGTCCTGATCAAACTTTACCTAGTCCAACAAGTGGACAAGGTCAAGCATTGAGCGATACACAAAGTGATGTGCAAAGTCCTCCACCACCCAAAGAGAGAACTGCAACAtcatatattaat GTAACTTCAgcaaatacaaaatatattccaAGGTTAGCAGATGTTGTTCCAAAGGGTTCAGATTGTGGTGATTTGGTACCATCCGAATGGAATGTTTTTGACGTTGCTCAATTTCTCCGTGTCAATGATTGTGCAACATACTGTGACAATTTTAGCAAACGCAAAATTGATGGAAAGACTTTGCTAAATCTTACAAAGGACCAAATAATAAACCTAACAGGTTTCAAAGTTGGAccttctttaaaaatttttgatcttattcagcaattaaaaatcaaagtaAATCCAGCTCAGGAAAGATTGAAACTAGGactgaaaaaattattataa
- the LOC127065601 gene encoding protein arginine N-methyltransferase 9-like isoform X2, producing the protein MKEIREVGTTCIYFDNITYFFFLFFFSVFFITLIIKYHHIYLLIGTVIVYIHRYVRRRYFVFIPMTNKHSLLQHVCFKSYFSVFALFFIFTKLTALSLFVMEVEVKDIIEKSLKKAKDHDSLGHVGKAYAYYTVVAELCSPKRAEIEEAFTDVLCEWCMQLEVNNRFSDLLLCYKHSLDIYPNNPRMLNNFAAHLLRNNDPMRAIPYLKKALRVDPTFLPAERNLQNAHSMAVARWHFPMLNDKQRNNAFAQAIHKRISEGYDTVLDVGTGTGLLSLYAKDAGAKKIYACEYSTVMVNIAKDVFERNNAKDIKLIPKLSSNLRIPDDIPERLKLIVTETFDAGLFGELIIPSMISAHKNILSKDGMIIPMRATLYMAAVECEYIRYRSSVLFNKIKEECSLSFDNVLIIPDDEYYDTENLENVKINHITEPQVLLHVNFNDIYELQEFAKDGIKAIRCVKCRYDGIIDGLVTWFKLHLDEEIVIDTSEANSCWQLAVFPTIPAVCKEGDNLTIKTEVHNGKLKCSYTLSTFKSDIDSKCTYRLPREIIMFLNDLEYIKSLIQISKSHETRKLNCILDTSPFPIYGLMQLKKNKHSEILYYESSNLILCHLVEQIIKENEIQGTAYAVSDYRQIQHPVDIILFHNFDMKGELKDWGQDSCHELFSYLLKPEGIILPEKVFLMGQLIFSEDLPKIVSVKDANIQWEKNTTNKSNFHKHNEYINVVTNIKNRYSSYKIAEYINEYKIDQIFDLNLSLYSYIPLSEVHTLIEIRENEKTQSVVNFRKIGNNNKQLYPNALICWYKIELTSDHVHYTKRNDSFMNHMALVLEDELQNMIQADNEVKIKIQQVKGLVSIKLITE; encoded by the exons ATGAAGGAAATTCGTGAAGTCGGAACTACctgtatttattttgataacataacatatttctttttcttattttttttttctgtattttttattactttaatcattaaatatcATCATATTTACTTGCTGATTGGAACTGtcatagtatatatacatagatatgtcaGGCGCAGATACTTTGTTTTCATACCTATGACTAACAAGCATAGTTTATTACAACACGTTTGttttaaatcttatttctCCGTATTtgctctattttttatttttactaagCTGACAGCGCTATCtctgtttgt gATGGAAGTGGAAGTGAaggatataatagaaaaatctttgaaaaaggCAAAGGATCATGATAGTCTTGGGCATGTTGGAAAGGCTTATGCTTATTATACTGTTGTAGCAGAACTATGTTCTCCAAAAAGAGCAGAAATAGAAGAAGCATTTACAGATGTTTTAt GTGAATGGTGTATGCAATTGGAGGTCAATAATAGGTTTTCTGATCTTCTGTTATGTTATAAACATTCTTTAGATATTTACCCAAATAATCCACGTATGCTAAATAATTTTGCAGCGCATCTTCTAAG GAATAACGATCCTATGAGAGCAATACCTTATTTGAAAAAAGCCTTGAGAGTTGATCCTACTTTTCTACCTGCAGAACGAAATTTGCAAAATGCACATAGTATGGCTGTAGCTAGATGGCACTTTCCAATGTTGAACGATAAGCAAAGAAATAATGCATTTGCACAAGCAATACATAAAAGAATTTCTGAAGGCTATGACACCGTTTTAGATGTAGGAACTGGCACAGGTCTTCTAAGCTTATATGCGAAAGATGCAGGAGCCAAAAAAATTTATGCATGTGAATATTCAACAGTAATGGTTAACATAGCAAAAGATGTATTTGAGCGCAATAAtgcaaaagatataaaattgataccTAAGCTTTCTTCAAATCTTAGAATACCAGATGATATTCCAGAAAG attGAAATTGATAGTAACCGAAACATTTGATGCTGGTTTGTTTGGGGAATTAATAATACCATCTATGATTAGTGcacacaaaaatattttaagtaaaGATGGTATGATTATACCTATGAGAGCCACTCTTTACATGGCTGCTGTTGAATGTGAATATATCCGATACAGGTCATcagttttatttaacaaaataaaagaagaatgctCTCTTAGTTTTGATAATGTGCTTATAATACCAGACGATGAATATTATGATAcagaaaatcttgaaaatgttaaaatcaaTCATATAACAGAACCACAAGTATTATTACatgttaattttaatgatatatatgaattacAAGAATTTGCAAAAGATGGCATAAAAGCTATACGATGTGTCAAATGCAGATATGATGGTATTATAGATGGATTGGTAACTTGGTTCAAACTACATCTTGATGAAGAAATCGTAATAGATACATCAGAAGCAAATTCTTGTTGGCAACTGGCTGTATTTCCAACAATTCCAGCAGTCTGTAAAGAAGGTGATAACTTAACAATTAAGACTGAAGTACATAATGGAAAATTAAAGTGTTCTTACACATTAAGCACATTTAAATCTGATATTGATTCTAAATGTACATATCGTTTAccaagagaaataataatgttccTTAATGAtcttgaatatattaaatctcTTATTCAAATTAGCAAATCTCATGAAACTAGgaaattaaattgtattttgGATACCTCACCATTTCCTATCTATGGTTTGAtgcaattgaaaaaaaataaacatagtgaaattttatattatgaaaGTAGTAATTTAATACTTTGTCATCTTGttgaacaaattattaaagaaaatgaaatccAAGGTACAGCTTATGCTGTATCTGATTATCGTCAAATTCAACACCCTGTAGATATCatactttttcataattttgatatGAAGGGAGAATTAAAAGATTGGGGCCAAGATAGTTGTCATGAACTTTTCAG CTATTTATTAAAACCAGAGGGCATTATATTACCAGAGAAAGTATTTTTGATGGGACAACTTATATTCTCAGAAGATTTACCTAAAATAGTATCTGTGAAAGATGCAAATATTCAGTGggaaaaaaatacaacgaataaatcaaattttcataag cataatgaatatattaatgttgtgacaaatattaaaaatagatattcaAGTTACAAGATTGcagaatatattaatgaatataag ATAGATCAAATATTTGACTTAAATTTAAGTCTGTATTCTTATATACCTTTATCTGAAGTACAtacattaatagaaataagagaaaatgaaaaaacgcAATCTGTtgtaaattttagaaaaataggcaataataataagcaaTTATATCCAAATGCTCTTATTTGTTGGTATAAAATTGAACTTACATCAGATCATGTAcattatacaaaaagaaatgattcttTTATGAATCATATGGCATTAGTATTAGAGGATGAATTGCAAAATATGATTCAAGCAGATAATGAAGTAAAGATTAAAATACAACAAGTCAAAGGTCTAGTAAGTATCAAATTGATTactgaatga